A window of Haliscomenobacter hydrossis DSM 1100 contains these coding sequences:
- a CDS encoding NAD(P)-dependent alcohol dehydrogenase, with protein MKAAVFTQYGAPEVLEVKELEKPMPKNNEILVRIKATAVNSGDWRMRKADPFAVRFIFGFTKPKINVLGSVFSGEIESVGEEVKQFKVGDLVFGHIDMSFGAYAEYKCLPENASIALKPANITHTEAAAIPFGGVTALHFMKKTAIKPEQKVLVVGASGAVGSAAVQLAKSFGAQVTGVCSTANIPLVKSIGADKVIDYTREDFTRNGETYDVIFDAVKAINVSRSLKSLNKNGTMILSAAGMPEMLQGLWISMTSSKKVMTGVIGHTAADIIFLKGLIEADKLKPVIDRTYSLAQIAEAHAYVEKGHKKGNVAIEV; from the coding sequence ATGAAAGCAGCAGTTTTCACCCAATATGGTGCACCAGAGGTTCTCGAGGTAAAAGAGCTTGAAAAGCCAATGCCCAAAAACAATGAAATTCTGGTAAGAATTAAAGCCACCGCAGTCAATTCAGGTGATTGGCGAATGCGCAAAGCTGACCCATTTGCGGTAAGATTTATTTTCGGGTTTACAAAACCTAAAATAAATGTCCTTGGAAGTGTTTTTTCAGGCGAAATTGAAAGTGTCGGTGAGGAGGTAAAACAGTTCAAAGTGGGTGACCTTGTTTTTGGTCATATCGACATGAGCTTTGGTGCCTATGCTGAATACAAATGTCTGCCTGAAAATGCCTCAATAGCTTTAAAACCGGCTAATATTACTCACACGGAGGCAGCAGCCATTCCTTTTGGTGGAGTTACCGCATTGCACTTTATGAAAAAGACAGCAATAAAACCGGAGCAAAAAGTGCTTGTAGTAGGTGCTTCTGGTGCCGTAGGAAGTGCTGCCGTTCAATTGGCAAAGTCATTTGGCGCTCAGGTGACTGGTGTTTGTAGCACTGCAAATATTCCTCTGGTAAAATCTATCGGAGCAGACAAAGTAATTGATTATACCAGGGAGGATTTTACCCGGAATGGCGAAACTTATGATGTGATTTTTGATGCGGTGAAAGCAATAAATGTTTCACGAAGTTTAAAGTCGCTAAATAAAAATGGAACAATGATTTTAAGTGCCGCAGGAATGCCTGAAATGCTACAAGGCCTCTGGATTTCAATGACAAGCAGCAAAAAGGTTATGACTGGTGTAATTGGTCATACAGCAGCAGATATTATTTTTCTAAAAGGACTTATTGAAGCCGACAAATTGAAACCAGTAATTGATAGAACTTATTCATTGGCGCAAATTGCCGAAGCACACGCTTATGTTGAAAAGGGGCATAAAAAAGGAAATGTTGCGATAGAGGTGTAA
- a CDS encoding FAD-binding protein, giving the protein MKSNSQIQLDPNLYLADVDGDQVDEFLQIDGDRMYVFRSNFEFSPVLEHTFSSEIKGLIIGDFTNNGREHGRDQICAILNNGTIEVFAISDDLSSMWWWFSQPNFVEGDEHSIVGDFDGDGADEILLYKAGTGGIRIFTRMQTGSFSALTNFQLGNLAGRDLRNKQIFAGDFGQSLRRKDIIVVDKSVGQIMRFDAVTDNGGVNTFWWAFTTNANIFQPNDQVCVANISSGERDEILIRNYETGQYRLFAVESVNGSLQQIQNVNVGQLPVLPRQGKILPALIRERHLRNEFGGLRRSDILLWLDSNKEIIRTDARYDGVFLTYWWAYGPLNPCFSISIEEKENWAKNVKVKARVFRPKSVQEAAKFLTLTGKNSNRRIRPIGSFWSFTDILHTNDTWVDFSSLNRVLGLYERNNSWGSGHILKRSIRSSSRKFVLVQAGVKIWQILELLHSPGSDPSINDRGRSRWGIITMGASAGQTLPGAISTGSHGGDFKLPPIADYVRGFQFIDANGNVLWIEPSQGGVTDGSSIQNVLGVNVNSQIQNDEWFYSLIVSMGSIGMITAILIEVSDQYGLSQRKTAASWINVKNLISEENSRTNTGLFGNTPPFDFNFPRRVNNIPIEPVFDSFEIFLNPYRTSDDYSQIDPFGRFADRACVVVGKARPSIELFTFEANTANETRYVATKGGISDLENLGIISEIENPHFHRIKRLRNVVNFIINADFSRANTEAYYYPSHLVRNTTGGDENGGSLPALGLEIAVPTTNNQHISFINELLMVFDRKFGLEKFFAGFISLRFTRPSKASLAPSNTTSTSNHHVCHIEIFALQQLTNLLRREFDRDNFYGPTDEFVQEAINLAQNKNFKIHWGQLHNLNRRWIANAYGNNLNIWRKIKTIFDNEKGTTLFSNSFTRRAGLESNSEYLGATQGISSSEKLVFGYDGSGRLFMISSRRNWTKEFLNMQSTINIRFVSPLKVTSNIVRTAGGKTIANYYLWGLGADDRLARVKNENNTWIWESLGDAFSSLSNSTLSFDAVTRGNRHDLFNLDRSGNIRHRWYDGESTGAILIRKPNGFPVIIGEIVASKMGSSRLEIWGMSETVLIQISFIDNRWHWNNHGNPFSTINDNFVGPLAVLSYDSTDIDVYAMGNLGNLLAYKWRANTGWIAQSIPNAFPTSSKMPKIGMPNNFGEANSAIPFEYRIESTPQEQFVGPLCGFKISSIRANLFGYGESGDILHISNTSQWLNLGNSR; this is encoded by the coding sequence ATGAAAAGTAATTCTCAGATTCAGTTAGACCCGAACTTGTATCTCGCGGATGTAGATGGAGATCAGGTTGATGAGTTTCTTCAAATTGATGGAGACCGTATGTATGTGTTTCGATCAAATTTTGAATTTAGTCCAGTTTTAGAGCATACTTTTTCTTCTGAGATTAAAGGGCTCATAATTGGAGATTTTACTAATAATGGTCGTGAGCATGGTCGTGACCAAATATGTGCTATTCTCAATAATGGTACCATTGAGGTATTTGCTATTAGTGATGACCTAAGCTCTATGTGGTGGTGGTTTAGTCAGCCTAATTTTGTCGAAGGCGATGAACATTCGATTGTAGGAGATTTTGATGGCGATGGAGCCGATGAGATACTTCTGTATAAAGCTGGAACTGGTGGAATAAGAATTTTCACTAGGATGCAAACAGGATCCTTTAGTGCTTTAACCAATTTCCAGTTAGGCAACCTTGCAGGAAGAGATTTGAGAAACAAACAAATCTTTGCAGGAGATTTTGGCCAGTCACTTAGACGTAAAGACATAATTGTTGTTGATAAGTCTGTTGGACAAATTATGCGTTTCGACGCTGTAACTGATAATGGAGGAGTTAACACTTTTTGGTGGGCATTTACTACTAATGCTAATATTTTTCAACCTAATGATCAAGTGTGTGTCGCCAATATTAGTAGTGGAGAACGAGATGAAATATTGATTAGAAACTATGAGACAGGGCAATATAGATTATTTGCTGTTGAATCGGTTAATGGATCGTTGCAGCAAATACAAAATGTCAATGTTGGTCAACTTCCTGTTTTGCCACGTCAAGGTAAAATACTACCAGCATTGATAAGAGAGAGGCATCTGAGAAATGAATTTGGTGGCTTACGAAGATCTGATATTTTATTGTGGTTGGATTCCAATAAGGAAATAATTAGAACTGATGCAAGGTATGATGGTGTTTTTTTGACTTATTGGTGGGCTTACGGCCCTTTAAATCCATGTTTTTCAATTTCTATCGAAGAAAAAGAAAATTGGGCGAAAAATGTAAAAGTCAAGGCGCGAGTTTTTCGGCCAAAGTCTGTTCAGGAAGCAGCTAAATTTTTGACTTTAACTGGTAAAAATTCTAACCGAAGGATTAGACCAATTGGTAGTTTTTGGTCTTTTACAGATATTTTACATACTAATGATACTTGGGTTGATTTTAGCTCTTTAAATAGAGTTTTAGGCTTATACGAAAGAAATAATTCTTGGGGTAGCGGCCATATACTTAAAAGAAGTATAAGAAGCAGCTCTAGAAAATTCGTATTAGTACAAGCAGGTGTTAAAATTTGGCAGATTTTAGAATTACTTCATAGTCCTGGATCTGATCCGAGCATCAATGATCGCGGTAGAAGTAGATGGGGAATAATCACAATGGGGGCAAGTGCCGGACAGACGCTTCCAGGGGCTATCTCTACAGGAAGTCATGGAGGTGATTTCAAATTACCCCCCATTGCTGACTATGTCAGAGGATTTCAGTTTATAGATGCAAACGGTAATGTTCTTTGGATAGAGCCAAGTCAGGGTGGTGTCACCGATGGTTCATCCATCCAGAATGTTTTGGGTGTAAACGTCAATAGCCAGATTCAAAACGATGAATGGTTTTACAGTCTGATCGTATCTATGGGCAGTATTGGTATGATAACGGCAATATTAATTGAGGTATCTGACCAATATGGGCTTTCACAGAGGAAAACGGCAGCTTCGTGGATTAATGTCAAGAATTTAATTAGCGAAGAAAACTCCCGAACAAATACAGGACTGTTTGGCAATACCCCTCCTTTTGATTTTAATTTCCCAAGAAGAGTCAATAATATTCCAATTGAACCTGTATTTGATTCTTTTGAAATATTCTTAAATCCGTATAGAACATCTGATGATTATTCCCAAATTGATCCATTTGGACGATTCGCAGACCGTGCATGTGTTGTTGTAGGAAAAGCTAGGCCATCCATAGAGCTCTTTACTTTTGAGGCGAATACTGCTAATGAAACCAGATATGTGGCTACAAAGGGCGGAATTAGTGATCTGGAAAATCTTGGGATTATATCAGAGATCGAAAATCCTCATTTTCATAGGATTAAGAGACTTAGGAATGTTGTAAATTTTATCATCAATGCTGATTTTAGTAGGGCCAATACAGAAGCATATTACTATCCAAGCCATTTGGTTAGGAATACCACTGGAGGAGATGAGAATGGTGGTTCTTTGCCTGCCCTAGGTTTAGAAATCGCCGTACCTACTACAAATAACCAGCACATTTCGTTTATTAATGAGTTACTTATGGTGTTTGACAGGAAATTTGGACTAGAAAAATTTTTTGCAGGCTTCATCTCTTTAAGATTCACAAGGCCATCCAAAGCTTCTCTTGCGCCTAGTAATACGACAAGCACTTCTAATCATCATGTGTGCCATATTGAAATTTTTGCACTACAACAATTAACTAATCTTCTGCGACGAGAATTTGATCGTGATAACTTTTATGGCCCAACTGATGAATTCGTTCAAGAAGCAATAAACTTAGCCCAAAATAAAAATTTTAAAATTCATTGGGGGCAGCTACACAATTTAAACAGACGATGGATTGCTAATGCTTACGGAAACAATCTAAATATTTGGCGAAAAATTAAGACAATTTTTGATAATGAAAAAGGGACTACGCTTTTTTCAAACTCCTTTACCCGTAGGGCTGGGTTAGAATCTAATTCAGAGTATTTAGGAGCAACCCAAGGAATATCTTCAAGTGAAAAATTAGTTTTTGGTTACGATGGGAGTGGTAGATTATTTATGATTTCTAGTAGAAGGAATTGGACTAAAGAGTTTCTTAATATGCAATCCACTATAAACATTCGTTTCGTAAGTCCACTCAAAGTTACAAGTAATATCGTACGTACAGCGGGAGGTAAAACAATAGCTAATTATTATTTATGGGGATTAGGAGCAGATGATAGGTTAGCAAGAGTGAAAAACGAAAATAATACTTGGATTTGGGAAAGTTTAGGAGATGCTTTTTCCTCATTATCAAACTCTACCTTGTCTTTCGATGCAGTTACAAGAGGAAATAGGCATGATTTATTTAATTTGGATAGGTCTGGGAATATTCGTCATAGATGGTATGATGGAGAAAGCACAGGCGCAATCCTAATTAGAAAACCCAATGGTTTCCCCGTTATCATTGGAGAAATTGTCGCTTCCAAAATGGGTAGTAGCAGACTTGAGATATGGGGAATGTCAGAAACCGTCTTAATACAAATTTCTTTTATTGACAACAGATGGCACTGGAATAATCACGGTAACCCTTTTTCAACTATAAATGATAATTTTGTAGGCCCATTAGCTGTTCTATCATACGATTCTACAGATATTGATGTATATGCGATGGGGAATTTAGGGAATCTGCTTGCATATAAATGGAGAGCAAATACTGGATGGATAGCCCAAAGCATCCCTAATGCCTTTCCAACTTCTAGTAAAATGCCTAAAATTGGAATGCCAAATAATTTCGGAGAGGCTAACTCCGCAATTCCCTTTGAATATCGTATTGAATCCACGCCGCAAGAGCAATTCGTAGGCCCTCTATGTGGATTTAAAATAAGTTCAATTAGAGCAAATTTATTCGGATATGGAGAAAGTGGAGATATACTTCATATTTCAAATACTTCTCAATGGCTTAATCTGGGCAACTCAAGATAG
- a CDS encoding DUF6010 family protein, producing the protein MNATLIGISAGVFTLLIFAFFKRLDKDLIYGLILAAIGFLYVGYTWSNISALIMNLLQALFFLMLAYFGVKKNSYYLIAGYFLHGLWDFMYGHVGDPGLIPPDYDWFCSTYDFIIGFYLLMLKFQMNRNVGNG; encoded by the coding sequence ATGAATGCTACATTGATCGGGATATCCGCAGGGGTATTCACCCTATTGATTTTTGCTTTTTTTAAGCGATTAGACAAAGACCTTATCTATGGCTTGATTTTAGCAGCCATTGGGTTCTTGTATGTTGGATATACCTGGTCCAACATTTCAGCGCTGATTATGAATCTCCTACAGGCATTGTTCTTTTTAATGTTGGCCTATTTCGGTGTTAAAAAGAATTCCTATTACTTGATAGCAGGGTATTTTCTGCATGGGCTTTGGGATTTTATGTATGGGCACGTTGGAGACCCTGGTTTAATCCCGCCCGATTACGATTGGTTTTGCTCGACTTACGATTTTATTATTGGCTTCTATCTACTAATGCTTAAGTTTCAAATGAACCGCAATGTAGGAAACGGTTAG
- a CDS encoding multicopper oxidase family protein: protein MKNRPNEVVYNLEASKFNWDIAPGKTIEAWGYNKQLPGPELRANVGDTLVVRLTNHLEEPTLIHWHGLRIPAAMDGTDVVQKPLAPGEVFEYRFVLPDAGTFWYHSHANETVQMERGMYGSLIVEDPTDPVFDGDKVLMIDDMKLNSDNEFTRPGWFVPRIVERHDGREGDTLLINGKENSVIDIAAGQTERWRIVNSSSARYFTLHLGGKEFKMIGTDGGLLEHARTLTEVLITPGERVDIAVGPFEEGETILLESLRYSRSTFLRPKRQQFATVNVGEQKASIAYLPETLRVIEPLARQDAAITRKVRLSVGPSLADGMDFLVNGDVHAHDKPVKVGELQIWEVSNTSLMDHPFHLHGFFFQLIEENGKRPEYMAWKDTVNLPPRSKLKIAWMPDDRPGRWMYHCHIIEHHAAGMMAHFELVKSL, encoded by the coding sequence ATGAAAAATCGACCCAACGAAGTAGTCTATAACCTGGAGGCAAGCAAGTTTAATTGGGACATAGCACCCGGCAAAACAATTGAAGCATGGGGCTACAATAAACAGCTTCCTGGCCCCGAATTGAGGGCAAACGTAGGCGACACACTTGTTGTTCGCCTGACCAATCATCTTGAAGAACCTACCCTAATTCATTGGCACGGGTTGCGCATTCCTGCGGCTATGGATGGTACGGATGTGGTGCAAAAACCGCTTGCGCCCGGTGAAGTTTTCGAGTACCGCTTTGTGCTGCCCGATGCAGGAACGTTTTGGTACCATTCCCATGCCAATGAAACGGTGCAAATGGAAAGAGGAATGTACGGCTCCTTGATCGTTGAAGACCCAACAGATCCGGTTTTTGATGGGGATAAAGTCTTGATGATTGATGACATGAAACTTAATTCGGACAATGAATTTACCAGACCCGGATGGTTTGTGCCCCGGATCGTGGAAAGGCATGATGGGCGGGAAGGAGATACCTTGTTAATCAATGGAAAAGAAAATTCAGTCATCGATATAGCTGCTGGCCAGACAGAAAGATGGCGTATTGTCAACTCATCCAGTGCAAGGTATTTTACGCTGCATTTGGGCGGAAAGGAATTCAAAATGATCGGAACAGATGGTGGACTGTTGGAGCATGCCCGCACCTTGACCGAGGTTTTAATCACACCCGGCGAGCGGGTAGATATCGCAGTAGGCCCATTTGAGGAAGGTGAAACCATTTTGTTGGAATCATTGCGATACAGCAGAAGTACTTTTTTGAGGCCAAAGCGCCAGCAGTTCGCAACGGTAAATGTTGGAGAACAAAAAGCATCCATTGCCTACCTGCCTGAAACACTGAGGGTGATTGAACCATTGGCAAGGCAAGACGCAGCAATAACCAGAAAAGTGAGGCTTTCGGTCGGCCCAAGTTTGGCAGACGGAATGGACTTCCTGGTAAACGGTGATGTTCATGCCCATGACAAACCGGTGAAAGTTGGCGAACTACAAATATGGGAAGTATCCAACACCAGTTTGATGGACCATCCTTTTCACCTACATGGGTTTTTCTTCCAGCTTATCGAAGAAAATGGCAAAAGGCCGGAATACATGGCCTGGAAAGATACCGTCAATTTGCCGCCGAGAAGTAAGCTGAAAATTGCCTGGATGCCCGATGACCGACCTGGCAGATGGATGTATCATTGCCACATCATCGAGCACCATGCTGCGGGTATGATGGCTCACTTTGAACTAGTCAAATCTTTATAA
- a CDS encoding lipopolysaccharide biosynthesis protein, whose product MKLSIPKFISHLSSFISLQRAYLSFQLLRQGTMLLIAILLAKSSLGAAAIGQYEQVWFLGGALSYFWANGLQQGLVSFFPRLAPAAQARLFASAVGLYFFISAVLIGALVFFPAFFLPLFSGQSSIPFAGISFLFLFFYLPSLLTETLYLLQKKATELLLYGIFSFSLQLAVVLLPAFWGWGVQSIIQGLLGLSMLRALWMLVLALRYGHLAWDWPQLKTWWNASFYLVVYAAIGGSISVFNAWIVNWYYLGDERQFALFRYGARELPVSLALVSGLNALFLQKVAEDVHLAMPEIYRRSTRLMHFLMPFTIVLMLTSKWWFVLLFSTEFVESLPVFNTFLLLVISRVVFSFPILNGLQDKRIAIVGACSEALFNVVLCLLLVPIWGLLGTALANFLAYGLEKFIYGVHLLRRYGIAPGTYLNVPVWGIYALVLILVWALQIVWA is encoded by the coding sequence ATGAAACTCAGCATACCCAAATTCATCTCTCATCTCTCATCTTTCATCTCTCTCCAAAGGGCTTACCTCTCCTTCCAACTCCTCCGCCAAGGAACCATGCTCCTCATCGCTATCCTGCTCGCCAAAAGCAGCCTCGGTGCCGCTGCCATCGGACAATACGAACAAGTCTGGTTCCTGGGTGGGGCTTTGAGTTACTTTTGGGCCAACGGCTTACAACAAGGTTTGGTGAGTTTTTTTCCCCGCCTAGCTCCCGCTGCACAAGCGCGTTTGTTTGCGTCAGCGGTGGGCTTGTATTTTTTCATCAGTGCTGTACTCATTGGCGCATTGGTGTTTTTTCCGGCCTTCTTTTTGCCCCTTTTTAGCGGCCAAAGCAGCATACCCTTTGCCGGAATTTCATTTTTGTTTCTCTTTTTTTACCTGCCTTCCCTCTTGACCGAAACCCTATACTTGCTGCAAAAGAAAGCCACAGAACTGCTGTTGTACGGCATTTTTTCCTTCAGCTTACAACTTGCCGTCGTTTTATTGCCCGCCTTCTGGGGTTGGGGCGTGCAGTCTATTATACAAGGATTACTGGGGCTTTCAATGCTCCGGGCGCTTTGGATGCTGGTTTTAGCCTTACGATATGGGCATCTTGCCTGGGATTGGCCGCAACTAAAAACCTGGTGGAACGCCTCCTTTTACCTCGTGGTGTACGCGGCCATTGGGGGCTCCATCAGCGTGTTTAACGCCTGGATCGTCAATTGGTACTACCTGGGTGACGAGCGGCAGTTTGCCCTTTTTCGTTACGGTGCGCGGGAGTTGCCTGTCTCTTTGGCTTTGGTCAGTGGTTTGAACGCCTTGTTTTTGCAAAAAGTAGCGGAAGATGTGCACCTGGCAATGCCGGAGATTTACCGGCGCTCCACGCGCCTGATGCACTTTTTGATGCCCTTCACCATTGTTTTGATGTTGACTTCAAAATGGTGGTTTGTCCTGCTGTTTAGTACCGAGTTTGTCGAAAGTTTGCCCGTTTTTAATACTTTTTTGCTGCTAGTGATTTCAAGGGTGGTGTTTTCTTTCCCGATTCTGAATGGATTACAAGACAAACGCATCGCCATTGTGGGTGCCTGTAGCGAGGCCTTGTTCAATGTCGTATTGTGTCTGTTGTTGGTGCCGATCTGGGGGCTTTTGGGCACCGCCCTGGCCAATTTTTTGGCGTATGGATTGGAAAAATTCATTTACGGGGTACATTTGTTGCGGCGTTATGGGATTGCCCCGGGGACTTATTTAAATGTTCCCGTTTGGGGAATCTATGCCTTGGTGTTAATTCTCGTGTGGGCTTTGCAAATTGTCTGGGCATAA
- a CDS encoding saccharopine dehydrogenase C-terminal domain-containing protein — MNNILIIGAGLSSSSLIKYVLEQAATRSWFVTVADAQLENAEKKVGNHPNGRAVWLDVMKVNDRRELIGRADVVVSILPAHLHLEVAHDCVKLKKHLITASYVSQEMYRLGDEARDRELIFMGEMGLDPGIDHMSAMKVINEIKESGGKITAFRSYTGGLIAPESDDNPWHYKITWNPRNVVLAGQGTAQYLENGRLRYQPYHRLYKECRTIDIPEVGKMEAYANRDSLLYRDAYGLADIPNILRGTLRYEGFCAAWDALIQIGLTDADFPILHSGEITYHELMDAYVDPYGGGSLKDRTAEMLGEDINSPVMKKLEWLGVFSKKKIKLPNATPALILEHLLRDKWKLKPTDKDMVVMHHEIEYEKKGEKRLRTSTMSKKGVNAEDTAMAQTVGLPMAIFVKLVVEGKIKSRGVQIPVMKEVYEPVLEELEQYGIVFHEIDRKL; from the coding sequence ATGAATAACATTCTGATCATCGGAGCCGGACTTTCTTCCAGTTCATTGATCAAATATGTATTAGAACAAGCCGCAACCCGGTCTTGGTTCGTTACCGTTGCCGATGCCCAACTCGAAAACGCTGAAAAAAAGGTAGGAAACCACCCCAATGGCCGCGCCGTTTGGTTGGATGTGATGAAGGTCAACGACCGCCGTGAACTCATTGGTCGCGCCGATGTAGTGGTCTCCATCCTGCCCGCACACTTGCACCTGGAAGTGGCCCATGATTGTGTGAAATTGAAAAAACACCTGATCACGGCCTCCTACGTTTCGCAGGAAATGTACCGCTTAGGCGATGAAGCCCGCGATCGGGAATTGATTTTTATGGGTGAAATGGGCCTCGATCCCGGGATCGACCACATGTCGGCCATGAAAGTGATCAATGAAATCAAGGAAAGTGGAGGGAAAATCACCGCATTCCGCTCCTATACCGGTGGGCTGATTGCGCCGGAAAGCGACGACAACCCCTGGCATTACAAAATCACCTGGAATCCACGCAACGTGGTTTTGGCTGGACAAGGCACGGCCCAATACCTGGAAAATGGTCGGTTGCGCTACCAACCTTACCACCGCCTGTACAAAGAATGCCGGACCATCGACATTCCTGAAGTAGGCAAAATGGAGGCTTACGCCAACCGCGATTCCCTCTTGTACCGCGATGCTTACGGCCTGGCCGATATTCCCAATATTCTGCGCGGCACCCTGCGCTACGAAGGTTTTTGTGCAGCCTGGGATGCGCTGATTCAAATCGGCTTGACCGATGCGGATTTCCCCATCCTGCACTCGGGTGAAATCACCTACCACGAGCTGATGGACGCCTACGTTGACCCATACGGCGGTGGCTCTTTGAAAGACCGGACCGCTGAGATGTTGGGCGAAGACATCAACTCTCCAGTGATGAAAAAACTGGAATGGTTGGGCGTGTTCAGCAAGAAAAAAATCAAACTGCCCAATGCCACTCCGGCACTGATTCTGGAGCATTTGTTGCGCGACAAATGGAAGCTCAAACCAACAGATAAGGATATGGTGGTGATGCACCACGAAATTGAATACGAGAAAAAAGGGGAAAAACGTTTGCGTACCTCTACCATGTCCAAAAAAGGCGTCAACGCCGAAGACACCGCGATGGCTCAAACCGTAGGTTTACCGATGGCCATCTTTGTCAAATTGGTGGTGGAAGGCAAAATCAAATCGCGTGGGGTGCAAATTCCAGTGATGAAAGAGGTGTATGAACCAGTACTGGAGGAATTGGAGCAGTACGGGATTGTGTTTCATGAGATTGATCGGAAGTTGTAG
- a CDS encoding alpha/beta hydrolase family esterase: MKFPKTSILPLCCCLFTLTASAQLISDSMEIENHYRSFHFNRPENTRKNKSLIFVLHGSGRNGKQMMAGAAKLDKLSSSENLIVVYPDGYKRYWNECRKAATTPPNLENINEEAFFEAMIQYFKKRYRINTKNVFVVGTSGGGHMAYKLAMTLPEKIKAITAIVASLPDPSNFDCLEKKVAKPVMIVNGTADPLNRWEGGEIILGNGVNMGLIRSTESSFQYWSALAGYTAEPVKTALPDIDPKDGKMIERYQFKAKGKPEVILLKVIGGKHDYPGDIDVHVEAWSFFKRQ; encoded by the coding sequence ATGAAATTCCCTAAAACTTCAATTTTACCGCTATGTTGCTGTCTGTTTACGTTGACAGCATCTGCTCAATTGATCAGTGATTCGATGGAGATCGAAAACCATTACCGCAGTTTTCATTTCAACCGGCCAGAAAACACCAGAAAGAACAAGAGCCTCATTTTTGTGCTACATGGCTCCGGAAGAAATGGAAAACAAATGATGGCTGGCGCTGCCAAATTGGATAAATTGTCCAGCAGTGAAAATTTGATTGTGGTCTACCCCGATGGATACAAACGCTACTGGAACGAGTGCCGTAAAGCCGCCACTACTCCTCCAAACCTTGAAAACATCAATGAGGAAGCCTTTTTTGAGGCGATGATCCAATACTTTAAAAAACGGTATCGGATCAATACAAAAAATGTATTTGTGGTGGGCACCAGTGGCGGTGGCCATATGGCCTACAAATTGGCCATGACCTTGCCTGAAAAAATAAAAGCCATTACCGCCATTGTAGCCAGTTTACCCGACCCCAGTAATTTTGATTGCCTCGAAAAAAAGGTGGCCAAACCGGTGATGATAGTCAATGGGACAGCAGACCCCTTAAATCGTTGGGAAGGAGGAGAAATCATATTGGGCAATGGAGTCAATATGGGTTTGATCCGATCTACGGAAAGTAGCTTTCAGTATTGGTCTGCTTTGGCTGGATACACAGCTGAGCCAGTAAAAACAGCTCTACCTGATATTGATCCCAAAGATGGTAAGATGATTGAGCGCTACCAGTTCAAAGCAAAGGGGAAGCCAGAAGTAATCTTGCTGAAGGTTATTGGGGGGAAGCATGATTATCCGGGGGATATTGATGTACATGTAGAGGCTTGGTCGTTTTTTAAGCGGCAATGA